In one Ananas comosus cultivar F153 linkage group 12, ASM154086v1, whole genome shotgun sequence genomic region, the following are encoded:
- the LOC109718513 gene encoding uncharacterized protein LOC109718513 — protein MASTAAATTMPAPDADQGFGATGPHRSSGSVAPFFGVLAMIMVLTVVSCIIGRACRSQVEGPDARYDCTKCGWPGSRWARGRLRGGSGVVREAKAAVAAAESESKEGKQLALELPQP, from the coding sequence ATGGCTTCGACGGCGGCAGCGACGACGATGCCAGCGCCGGATGCCGATCAGGGTTTTGGCGCGACGGGTCCTCACCGCAGTTCGGGGTCGGTCGCGCCCTTTTTCGGGGTGTTGGCAATGATAATGGTGCTGACAGTGGTGTCCTGCATCATCGGGCGGGCCTGCAGGTCGCAGGTGGAAGGCCCTGACGCGAGATACGACTGCACGAAATGCGGATGGCCGGGCTCACGATGGGCCCGGGGGCGTCTGCGGGGCGGCAGCGGTGTTGTGAGGGAAGcgaaggcggcggtggcggccgcGGAATCGGAGTCGAAGGAAGGCAAGCAATTAGCTTTGGAATTGCCCCAGCCATGA